The proteins below are encoded in one region of Sebastes fasciatus isolate fSebFas1 chromosome 16, fSebFas1.pri, whole genome shotgun sequence:
- the smyd4 gene encoding SET and MYND domain-containing protein 4 isoform X2, giving the protein MMDLPCVRWQDHVAQKWTRLGPELQEKFTSLLEVDDVFKCALTLTTQDDLDLVQSISAGHSVQKDAEQAAKYRETGNSSFKTKDYTAASLHYSKGICFAPRSSEQLSLCYANRSAALYHLQHYQESLDDIDKALKNSYPSHLLHKLEDRRTQCLKHLSVGQKAKEDHHNPASNSHIYPDRVNRASVGPLKFGMRPQAAVGFSPEKGRHLVAAERIAAGEVILHDRPYSCVLIPGMEEVKGKGGRQDAEKGVLLGVEHRRCHRCLTETLCPVPCKGCSYSRYCSTSCQRDAWEEHHRWECPLGADLMAMGVMEQLALRVTLKAGLKNIQMARDPIRDEHAKSEPSCPNGESGDSRQPDPCTSYYGDSYPSVFHLRHHLNRHSPGVRFLCAVTVATLYLKLSKAGPPPTSWDLSRPSGANGQPPDKQGDIADWSSELWLLGSAVLRHVLQLRCNAQAIVTLQDTGAANSPVQSSREIRIATAIFPTLSLLNHSCCPNTGLVFSTGTSLSADVGESVAECGSMARGVTVTVRAAKVITPGKEILHCYGPHNSRMATQERQRLLQEQYYFLCQCEACTLQQQQQQQEEEEEGSEGSLQSGFLCGKCKGSLKVGIHKVGFLCSQPSCGHRMSSSEVSQSLQEIRVDLEKAVELMERERPDEALKLLRKTQSQSELFLAVTHPVQGELEDATARAYATMGDWNNAASHLERSAVAICSQYGEDSIELGRQLFKLAQLHFNGGARGLALSVIPKVRQLLCLHGGPLCPELQELQDMEDCLQE; this is encoded by the exons ATGATGGATCTTCCGTGCGTCCGGTGGCAAGATCACGTTGCACAGAAGTGGACCAGACTCGGCCCCGAGCTACAGGAGAAGTTTACATCCCTGCTTGAAGTAGATGATGTTTTCAAATGCGCCCTAACTCTGACAAC CCAAGATGATCTGGACTTGGTGCAGTCGATCTCCGCAGGACACTCTGTGCAGAAGGATGCAGAGCAAGCAGCCAAATACAGAGAGACAGGCAACTCCAGCTTCAAGACCAAGGACTACACTGCAGCCTCTCTGCACTATTCAAAG GGCATATGTTTTGCACCTCGAAGTTCGGAGCAGCTGTCTCTGTGCTACGCCAACCGCTCTGCTGCGCTCTACCATCTGCAGCACTACCAG gAATCCCTTGATGACATTGACAAAGCTCTAAAGAACAGCTATCCCTCTCATCTCTTGCACAAACTGGAGGACCGTCGCACACAATGCCTCAAGCACCTCTCTGTAggtcaaaaggcaaaagaggatCATCACAATCCTGCCTCAAATAGTCATATATATCCAGACAGAGTAAACAGGGCATCTGTTGGACCTCTGAAGTTCGGGATGCGTCCTCAAGCTGCTGTCGGCTTCAGCCCGGAGAAAGGTCGACACCTTGTGGCTGCAGAGAGAATAGCAGCTGGGGAGGTGATCCTTCATGACAGGCCATACAGCTGTGTCCTTATACCAGGgatggaggaggtgaaagggaagggagggaggcAGGATGCAGAGAAAGGAGTGTTGCTAGGAGTGGAGCACAGGCGCTGTCACAGGTGTTTGACTGAAACGCTGTGTCCCGTGCCGTGCAAGGGATGCAGCTACAGCCGATACTGTTCAACCTCCTGTCAGCGAGACGCCTGGGAGGAACATCACCGCTGGGAGTGTCCACTGGGAGCAGATCTGATGGCGATGGGTGTGATGGAACAGCTCGCTCTGAGGGTAACACTAAAGGCGGGGTTAAAAAACATCCAAATGGCCAGGGATCCAATCAGAGACGAGCATGCAAAGTCAGAGCCAAGCTGTCCAAACGGAGAGTCCGGTGATTCCCGTCAACCCGATCCTTGTACTTCATACTACGGTGACTCTTACCCGAGCGTGTTTCACTTACGGCACCACCTGAATCGTCACAGCCCCGGTGTGCGTTTCCTGTGTGCGGTTACCGTAGCGACACTCTACCTGAAGCTCAGCAAAGCAGGACCTCCACCTACATCTTGGGACCTTAGTAGACCCTCAGGGGCAAACGGCCAACCACCAGACAAGCAGGGAGATATCGCGGATTGGAGCTCGGAGCTGTGGCTGCTGGGAAGTGCAGTTCTGAGGCACGTCCTGCAGCTGAGGTGTAACGCCCAGGCAATCGTCACGCTGCAAGATACAG GAGCAGCAAACTCACCAGTGCAGTCCAGCAGGGAAATCCGTATTGCTACGGCAATATTCCCAACTCTCAGTCTTCTGAATCACTCCTGCTGTCCCAACACCGGTCTGGTGTTCAGCACTGGAACCAGTTTGTCTGCAGACGTCGGTGAGAGTGTGGCTGAGTGCGGAAGCATGGCCCGCGGAGTCACCGTGACTGTCAGAGCAGCCAAAGTTATCACTCCTGGAAAAGAGATCCTGCACTGCTATG GTCCTCACAATAGCAGGATGGCGACCCAAGAACGCCAGCGTCTCCTGCAGGAACAGTACTATTTCCTGTGTCAGTGTGAGGCCTGcaccctgcagcagcagcagcagcagcaggaggaagaggaggaaggttcAGAGGGCAGTCTACAGTCTGGATTTCTGTGTGGCAAGTGCAAAGGATCTCTCAAAGTAGGCATTCACAA AGTAGGATTTCTATGTTCGCAGCCGTCCTGTGGTCATCGTATGTCTTCATCTGAAGTGAGCCAAAGTCTGCAGGAGATCAGGGTTGACCTGGAGAAGGCTGTGGAGCTGATGGAAAGAGAGAGGCCAG ATGAGGCCCTGAAGCTGCTGAGAAAGACCCAGAGTCAGTCCGAACTGTTCCTTGCAGTGACACACCCGGTACAAGGGGAGCTCGAAGATGCCACGGCTAGAGCGTATGCTACAATGG GTGACTGGAATAACGCTGCCTCCCATCTGGAGAGAAGTGCCGTAGCCATTTGCTCCCAGTACGGAGAAGACAGTATTGAATTGGGTCGACAACTCTTCAAATTAGCTCAGCTACACTTCAACGG TGGTGCCAGAGGCCTGGCCCTCTCTGTCATCCCCAAGGTCAGACAACTCCTGTGCCTTCACGGTGGCCCTCTCTGTCCCGAATTACAGGAGCTGCAAGATATGGAGGACTGTCTACAAGAGTAG
- the smyd4 gene encoding SET and MYND domain-containing protein 4 isoform X1, translating to MMDLPCVRWQDHVAQKWTRLGPELQEKFTSLLEVDDVFKCALTLTTQDDLDLVQSISAGHSVQKDAEQAAKYRETGNSSFKTKDYTAASLHYSKGICFAPRSSEQLSLCYANRSAALYHLQHYQESLDDIDKALKNSYPSHLLHKLEDRRTQCLKHLSVGQKAKEDHHNPASNSHIYPDRVNRASVGPLKFGMRPQAAVGFSPEKGRHLVAAERIAAGEVILHDRPYSCVLIPGMEEVKGKGGRQDAEKGVLLGVEHRRCHRCLTETLCPVPCKGCSYSRYCSTSCQRDAWEEHHRWECPLGADLMAMGVMEQLALRVTLKAGLKNIQMARDPIRDEHAKSEPSCPNGESGDSRQPDPCTSYYGDSYPSVFHLRHHLNRHSPGVRFLCAVTVATLYLKLSKAGPPPTSWDLSRPSGANGQPPDKQGDIADWSSELWLLGSAVLRHVLQLRCNAQAIVTLQDTGAANSPVQSSREIRIATAIFPTLSLLNHSCCPNTGLVFSTGTSLSADVGESVAECGSMARGVTVTVRAAKVITPGKEILHCYGPHNSRMATQERQRLLQEQYYFLCQCEACTLQQQQQQQEEEEEGSEGSLQSGFLCGKCKGSLKKSSEDRVGFLCSQPSCGHRMSSSEVSQSLQEIRVDLEKAVELMERERPDEALKLLRKTQSQSELFLAVTHPVQGELEDATARAYATMGDWNNAASHLERSAVAICSQYGEDSIELGRQLFKLAQLHFNGGARGLALSVIPKVRQLLCLHGGPLCPELQELQDMEDCLQE from the exons ATGATGGATCTTCCGTGCGTCCGGTGGCAAGATCACGTTGCACAGAAGTGGACCAGACTCGGCCCCGAGCTACAGGAGAAGTTTACATCCCTGCTTGAAGTAGATGATGTTTTCAAATGCGCCCTAACTCTGACAAC CCAAGATGATCTGGACTTGGTGCAGTCGATCTCCGCAGGACACTCTGTGCAGAAGGATGCAGAGCAAGCAGCCAAATACAGAGAGACAGGCAACTCCAGCTTCAAGACCAAGGACTACACTGCAGCCTCTCTGCACTATTCAAAG GGCATATGTTTTGCACCTCGAAGTTCGGAGCAGCTGTCTCTGTGCTACGCCAACCGCTCTGCTGCGCTCTACCATCTGCAGCACTACCAG gAATCCCTTGATGACATTGACAAAGCTCTAAAGAACAGCTATCCCTCTCATCTCTTGCACAAACTGGAGGACCGTCGCACACAATGCCTCAAGCACCTCTCTGTAggtcaaaaggcaaaagaggatCATCACAATCCTGCCTCAAATAGTCATATATATCCAGACAGAGTAAACAGGGCATCTGTTGGACCTCTGAAGTTCGGGATGCGTCCTCAAGCTGCTGTCGGCTTCAGCCCGGAGAAAGGTCGACACCTTGTGGCTGCAGAGAGAATAGCAGCTGGGGAGGTGATCCTTCATGACAGGCCATACAGCTGTGTCCTTATACCAGGgatggaggaggtgaaagggaagggagggaggcAGGATGCAGAGAAAGGAGTGTTGCTAGGAGTGGAGCACAGGCGCTGTCACAGGTGTTTGACTGAAACGCTGTGTCCCGTGCCGTGCAAGGGATGCAGCTACAGCCGATACTGTTCAACCTCCTGTCAGCGAGACGCCTGGGAGGAACATCACCGCTGGGAGTGTCCACTGGGAGCAGATCTGATGGCGATGGGTGTGATGGAACAGCTCGCTCTGAGGGTAACACTAAAGGCGGGGTTAAAAAACATCCAAATGGCCAGGGATCCAATCAGAGACGAGCATGCAAAGTCAGAGCCAAGCTGTCCAAACGGAGAGTCCGGTGATTCCCGTCAACCCGATCCTTGTACTTCATACTACGGTGACTCTTACCCGAGCGTGTTTCACTTACGGCACCACCTGAATCGTCACAGCCCCGGTGTGCGTTTCCTGTGTGCGGTTACCGTAGCGACACTCTACCTGAAGCTCAGCAAAGCAGGACCTCCACCTACATCTTGGGACCTTAGTAGACCCTCAGGGGCAAACGGCCAACCACCAGACAAGCAGGGAGATATCGCGGATTGGAGCTCGGAGCTGTGGCTGCTGGGAAGTGCAGTTCTGAGGCACGTCCTGCAGCTGAGGTGTAACGCCCAGGCAATCGTCACGCTGCAAGATACAG GAGCAGCAAACTCACCAGTGCAGTCCAGCAGGGAAATCCGTATTGCTACGGCAATATTCCCAACTCTCAGTCTTCTGAATCACTCCTGCTGTCCCAACACCGGTCTGGTGTTCAGCACTGGAACCAGTTTGTCTGCAGACGTCGGTGAGAGTGTGGCTGAGTGCGGAAGCATGGCCCGCGGAGTCACCGTGACTGTCAGAGCAGCCAAAGTTATCACTCCTGGAAAAGAGATCCTGCACTGCTATG GTCCTCACAATAGCAGGATGGCGACCCAAGAACGCCAGCGTCTCCTGCAGGAACAGTACTATTTCCTGTGTCAGTGTGAGGCCTGcaccctgcagcagcagcagcagcagcaggaggaagaggaggaaggttcAGAGGGCAGTCTACAGTCTGGATTTCTGTGTGGCAAGTGCAAAGGATCTCTCAAA AAAAGCAGCGAGGACAGAGTAGGATTTCTATGTTCGCAGCCGTCCTGTGGTCATCGTATGTCTTCATCTGAAGTGAGCCAAAGTCTGCAGGAGATCAGGGTTGACCTGGAGAAGGCTGTGGAGCTGATGGAAAGAGAGAGGCCAG ATGAGGCCCTGAAGCTGCTGAGAAAGACCCAGAGTCAGTCCGAACTGTTCCTTGCAGTGACACACCCGGTACAAGGGGAGCTCGAAGATGCCACGGCTAGAGCGTATGCTACAATGG GTGACTGGAATAACGCTGCCTCCCATCTGGAGAGAAGTGCCGTAGCCATTTGCTCCCAGTACGGAGAAGACAGTATTGAATTGGGTCGACAACTCTTCAAATTAGCTCAGCTACACTTCAACGG TGGTGCCAGAGGCCTGGCCCTCTCTGTCATCCCCAAGGTCAGACAACTCCTGTGCCTTCACGGTGGCCCTCTCTGTCCCGAATTACAGGAGCTGCAAGATATGGAGGACTGTCTACAAGAGTAG